A part of Rhodamnia argentea isolate NSW1041297 chromosome 8, ASM2092103v1, whole genome shotgun sequence genomic DNA contains:
- the LOC115735480 gene encoding UPF0481 protein At3g47200-like, with protein sequence MEQRFRERPRLLRQTASNGLCCIFRVPRSVFVSNPKAYEPQIVSIGPYHRGKEQVEMLEQHKPRLFAALLDRTRGHGAPVEAYFRTMASVETKIRECYSEDLDCGSWSLIEMMVLDACFVVEMFRVTASLVPADPADPLFSMPWVYSFLTLDLLLIENQIPFFVLETVFELSMAPTEAHYSLNKLALEFFNYSLPRPQHELERHYHVPNVTHLLDLFRLSLVGHLELEDPGDVNEEFLQLIPSAKQLLLAGIKLKPRKSDRFIDVRFERGVLQIPPLTLDAFTRSLFLNCIAYEQCSCYCSKHITTYAVLMSCVISTAADAALLSEHNIITNFSGSDEYVARYFNNLTRGVSFDISISYLAGLFREVTRYHQNKWHVQWSGIKREYFGSPWSFISAVAAFILLALTVVQAFYAVYAYYRPSK encoded by the coding sequence ATGGAGCAGCGGTTCAGGGAAAGGCCGAGGCTTTTGAGACAGACGGCGAGCAACGGGTTGTGCTGCATCTTCAGGGTCCCGAGAAGCGTGTTCGTGAGCAACCCCAAGGCGTACGAACCCCAGATCGTGTCCATCGGCCCGTACCATCGGGGGAAGGAGCAGGTGGAGATGCTGGAGCAGCACAAACCCCGATTGTTCGCCGCCCTGCTTGATCGAACCCGTGGGCACGGCGCACCGGTGGAAGCTTATTTCCGAACCATGGCATCAGTGGAGACAAAAATAAGGGAGTGCTACTCGGAGGATCTGGATTGCGGAAGCTGGAGTTTGATCGAAATGATGGTTCTCGACGCGTGTTTCGTGGTCGAGATGTTCCGGGTCACAGCATCCCTAGTTCCTGCAGATCCCGCCGATCCCTTGTTCTCCATGCCCTGGGTTTACTCCTTCCTTACGCTGGATCTCCTCTTGATAGAGAACCAGATCCCCTTCTTCGTCCTCGAGACCGTCTTTGAATTGTCCATGGCTCCCACAGAAGCCCACTACTCCCTCAATAAGCTTGCCTTGGAGTTCTTCAACTATTCGCTCCCTAGGCCGCAGCATGAACTGGAGCGGCACTATCACGTCCCTAACGTCACTCACTTGCTCGACTTGTTCCGGCTCAGTCTGGTTGGCCATCTAGAGCTGGAGGATCCTGGAGATGTCAACGAGGAGTTCCTGCAGTTGATCCCCTCGGCCAAGCAGCTACTCCTCGCGGGGATCAAATTGAAGCCGAGAAAGAGCGACCGCTTCATCGATGTCCGGTTCGAGCGGGGAGTGCTTCAAATCCCTCCTCTCACTCTAGATGCTTTCACCAGATCCCTCTTTCTCAACTGCATTGCCTACGAGCAGTGTTCCTGCTACTGCTCTAAGCACATCACCACTTACGCTGTCCTCATGAGCTGCGTCATCTCCACGGCAGCCGACGCGGCGCTGCTGTCCGAGCACAACATCATCACTAACTTCTCGGGCTCCGACGAGTACGTGGCGAGGTACTTCAATAACCTCACTCGCGGCGTCAGCTTCGACATCAGCATCAGCTATTTGGCCGGGTTGTTCAGGGAAGTGACCCGATATCACCAAAACAAATGGCACGTTCAGTGGTCGGGAATCAAGCGCGAGTACTTCGGTAGCCCCTGGTCCTTCATTTCAGCTGTGGCGGCTTTCATCCTCTTAGCCCTTACTGTCGTGCAGGCCTTCTACGCTGTTTACGCTTATTACCGCCCCTCAAAGTAA